A stretch of the Arachis stenosperma cultivar V10309 chromosome 6, arast.V10309.gnm1.PFL2, whole genome shotgun sequence genome encodes the following:
- the LOC130932492 gene encoding uncharacterized protein LOC130932492: MVEVDLALSAHANARRWYELKKKQESKQEKTITAHEKAFKAAEKKTRLQLNQEKIVATISHMRKVHWFEKFNWFISSENYLIISGRDAQQNEMIVKRYMSKGDLLFGFNATKMRMDDRISLSMSDPNLVPLLIQRRLHF; this comes from the exons ATG GTTGAAGTTGATTTAGCTCTCTCAGCTCATGCCAATGCTCGGAGGTGGTATGAACTAAAGAAAAAGCAAGAGAGCAAACAGGAAAAGACTATAACTGCGCATGAAAAGGCGTTTAAAGCTGCAGAGAAAAAGACTCGCCTACAGCTTAATCAG GAAAAAATTGTTGCCACAATTTCACATATGCGAAAAGTTCACTGGTTTGAGAAATTTAATTGGTTCATTAGCAGTGAGAACTATTTGATTATTAGTGGACGTGATGCCCAACAAAATGAGATGATAGTGAAGCGATATATGTCAAAAGGAGATCT GCTTTTTGGTTTTAATGCTACAAAGATGAGAATGGATGACAGGATTAGTCTTAGCATGAGTGATCCGAATCTTGTTCCACTTCTTATCCAG AGGAGATTACATTTTTGA